The nucleotide sequence AACAGCAGTTTTAACCACGATCAAACTCCGTAAACAAGGATTTATAAGCTACTGATTGGATTGAATCAATGGGGATTCCAATAAAAAACAAACAGGTTTGGTGGGAAAGTCTTGCAGTGGTCAAGCTCTATCGAGAAGCGAGAGCCGTAGCCTAGTGAGCCTCGTCCAAAATTTGCAGTTTAATCAGACCAAGACCGAGCTCCCTTGGATCTTCGCCGATTTTTAGGGTTTTGGGACTGGTTGGCTTAGGAATAAGTAGTTCGATAGTATCAACGAAATCCGTCAAATTAAAAGTAAAACGATGGACTTGGCTCGATTCGGTTATTCGAAATTCTTGTTGCGCCGCTCCAATTTTGATTTTAACAACTTCACCTAGATTGGGACCAAAAGCGTTAGCTTGAATCACTAAAGTGAATTGTTTGGGTAGTGGCTGTGTGAAACGAAAATTAACTTTGCCGCCATCCGTCCAGCGCCCCCAAGGTTCATAGCCAGATATCCCACTTGCATGGGCAAGGAAATCTGGATAGCCCGGTTTAGAAAAATTTATGCCCTCAGCAAGCGTGGCAGAATATGGCTGTACTGAAGGCGAAGCAGCGGGAGGCGGCTGGGTAGTGGGCGCTACAGCATTCGCTGCGATCTTGGGAGTTTGTGGGGATTGCCGGTCACAGCAGGCAGCAATGGTAGCGATAATTCCAAATAAAACAACAAGAAACGAAAATCGAATAAAAATTTGCATGATAATTGGGGCTTTCAGCAAAAAGCTTGAGGGGATAGCCTTTTGAAAGGCAAAAAATCTTATTGTCTGACGAGATGGTAAAACCGGCGATTTTTCTTAATTAGAAAAATCAATAACTATCGCTGGAAGCGGCGTCTGTCGGGTCAATATAACGCAATTTTATCAACGCAACTCCTAATTGTCGAGTGTCATCAACGGAAAGCCCAAGATTAAAGGGTGAAGCCGGCTCGTTGATTTTGAAATCTAATTCAAATGATTTTGAAGTTTTGCATATATTCATAGGGAGCTCTACTCCGACTAAATACCTAGAAGATAAGTCGCCCTTAAAAATGCTAGAATATAAAGTTTTATTGCCAAATGTAATAGAGATACCCATAGTGGGATGCTGGGGAACAAGGAATCCTCCCATTTCAAATTCTAATTTAAAAGCTCGGTTTTCTTTGAGGCATGGCAAGGATAATCGAGCTAATTTTGCATTAGACCATGTACCAAAACTTTCGGGACTGCTCCAGCCAAATTCTAATCCTTTTGTAATTGTGGATCCAATTTTTGTTGAATACCAGACATTAAATTTTGGATCAAACAAAAGCTGCTCTGTCTCAAACTGGGTAAGATTTAAATATAGAGGTTCTTTAACAGAATGAGTTAAAAAATAATTTTTAAGAAAAGAAACAAGCTTTTCATAATCAAAATTACAGTCTTTTGGTCCGAGAATTTTTTCGAAGTGAGGAATATTTCGAAGCAAAATTTTTCGACAATCAGGCCCTAAAACTGCTAAAACTTTAAAATCATTTAGGGTGGGCTGTTCGCCAATTCTTCCGAATCGTTCAGCGAATATTTCAGGAGGGGGATTATAAAGAGTAGGAAAATTCTTCTGGATCCATTGAGAGGTAAAAGAGGGGGTTATGCAATTATCAGGGAGAGTAGGTTTATAATATAATTGACTATAGAGTAAAAAACCTATCACTAAAACTGAAAAAGTGACGATACCATGTTTAGTATATTTTATAAAGTCAACATTGCTTAAAATAATTAATAAGAAAGGAAAAACAATGAAATATACCATAAGGCATACCTTGAAGACCCAGGTGTTGCTCCTGAATTTAAATTCTCCGTCGAGGATTGCGCAAAAAGACTTATCAACAAATAACCAACTAGAAATATCCACCAATTAATATCTAGATATAAAACATTTGATATATTAGTCCTTTTCAAAGTTATTACCAGAATAGTAATGATTATAAATACACCAAAAGGCCAATTTGGTAACAAACCTACATCTGGGTCTACAAGCCAGATAAAAAGATACTTAAAATTAGCTCCAACTTTGGCACCGCCAGCAAAAAGTTGAGGAGTCAGTACGCCATATCGAAAAAAATAATAGAGCGGGTGCAATAAAATAAAAAATATCCCTAAAAATATGAGGCTAACTTCTAAATAGGAATATGTTTTTTCTTTTCGGCGGCAAAAATCAATTGCTAGAGGAATCGCTGCGACCGCACCAAAGCTAATATTTTGTGTTGAAACTATTGCTAAAAATAGAAATGAAAATAAGTAATGGTTATGAATAAAAAATATAACCGCGCTCAAAGTTAAACAGTAGGTAAAAAATTCTGTATGAACCTTATCGACGTACCATATCATTGGAGAAAAAAGTGTCAATATAACAACACCAATTGCTCCTTTCAATCCAAAAAATCGGTTTGCAAGAATAACGGGTAGACAGATAAACATCCAATGAATAAAAATAAAAGTTAGATGCGTAGAGGGGTTAATGCAAAGTACTTCTAAAAATCTATTAAGTAGTGAAGCTAATAAACTATAAAACCAAAAGTGATTGAAATCACTGGTGGGTCCTAAATTCAAAACTTCAAACATTTTTTTTAATAGTTCAGCATAATTTGGTGGCATCAAAACTTCATTTGATGTGGCAAAATATTGAAAGGCCAACCAACTTTCATCAGACATGAAAGGTTTAAAAGTATCTTTCCATGCAAAATAAAGAGCATAATATTCGCCGCCATCTCCAACGAGCCTCGGCGTAAGAAAGAGTAATGGCAAAAACAAAATTATAAGAACAATAATAATAAAAATCTCATAAATAATAGTAGGGCTATGGCGTAATCTAGCTTTCCTGTAAAATGACATGATCGATTTTCCATTACAAATGATTTGAAATTACGTCGGCAATGGATCGACCTTCACGAATAGCATAATTGGTGCCTCTATCTTCTGGATATATTTGGGCCATGGTGGAAATAAAAGCATTACTAAAGGGAGTTTTACTAGTTGGTATGTAATGGGAGTAGTTTTTTTCAGTGATTGGTTGGGCATATTCTGCACGCCAAACCTTATATTCAATAACCCAAGAAGGACTTAGTTCAGGAAACATCCGCTTGAGCTGCTCTAAAGCAAAGTTAAAATATTGAGTGTCATTATATGACCATACTGGATCTTCCACAGGAAGATAACGCGATAAAAAAACAATATGGTTTCCATTATAATTTTCAGGAGCATCAAAGTTAGTGTGTTCGATTACACCTACAAAGGGAAAACCGGAATCATTAACATTAAGCCAATAAGTAGTTGATAGGCTGAATTTAAGACGAAGCACTAAACACATATTTCCAAGATAACGGACTCGACGTAAACAAGTAATCCAATGCGAATCCGCAACTTCTTTAAAGATATCGGCAATAAGTGGAAAAGCAGGCGTAAACAAAAATTGCCGTGCGGTTATTTCGCACTGCTCGGTTCTAACAGCTAAAATTTGATTTCCTTCTGCACGTAATCCAATCGCTTTTTGGCCAAAAAAAACTTCACCGCCAAGAGCTTGAATCTCTAGAACCATGGCTTCCGCAAGGCGCCCAAATCCGCCTCTAAAATATCTAAGCACTTCATCGCCTTTAGTGTTACGAGTGCCACCTCTAAGTACAAGCTTTTTCCACATCCATACCGCATTAACCATCTCTGCATAAACTGAAAATTTGGCTACAATTAACGGTTCCCAGACTACGCGATAAACGTCCTTTCCACAAAGAGGTTCTAACCATTCACGAATACTAAGATGTTCGATATTATGCCAATTTTTGATGCGACCAACTTGGAAAACCAATAGGCCAAGACGAATTCGGTCAATGAGCGAAAGTGCTTTAAAACGAATTAAATCAAGAGGTTTTGAAAGCTTCCATATTCGTCCATTGAAATACAGTCCGGTTCGTGAGGGAAGTGTAATTATATCCTCTTCTTTTCCTAATTCTCTTACTAATTCAGGAATATATACATCATTGTTAAACCAGTGATGGTAAAATTTTTCGAGTTTAACCCCATCAGAAAACTCAAAAGTTCCCGCTAATCCTCCAGGATTGGAATCAGCTTCTATTATTCGTACTTTATAGCCCTTTTTAGCTAGGGTGTATGCGGCAGCTAGCCCGGTGAAGCCGGCACCAACGATAGCCACATCGTATTGTTTTATATTCATACAACCAACTCTCGAAATTAATTAAAAAAATTACACATTTTTTCTTTTTACTCCTAAACTGGCAAAAAGCTTTGGGTTAAGTAAAATTGCTACGATACCTGCCAATGTAGTTGGCAGCCATACCCCTAAATGCGATAAGACCGCAAAGCTTGCTGATTGTTCTGAAGAGCTTCCTAGAACTGAAGCTGCGGCAAAAGCGGCTAAGTGAAATGAACCAATATAACCTGGAGAAGATGGAATCAACGTTGATAATGTTGTCGCTGCCATGACAAATATAGCTGCCTCAGGGCCAACAGAAAATCTGAAACCTATCAACAATGCCCAAAAAAAACCTGCTTCTCCCAACCATATCAGTGCTGAAAATAAAAAAAAGTGAAGCCAGAATAGGTAAACGCGACATTACATTAATATTTTTCAGTAAATTCATTGCCATAATAAAAAATTTTATTCTTATTTCACTTTTTTTAACCCAAGAATAGCTGAGAAAACTTTCACAGTATGATGATATTGGCGCGCTAAAAAATAAAATAAAGCCTAATATAAGGATACTGGAAATCCCTACAGTAAAAGCGCTTTTTGTTATCCAACCCGAAAGCTCAGCTTTTAAAGTGAAGATAAAACCAACGAATAAACACACTAGCAAAGTGACCAAATCGATCAAGCGCTCAATTATTAAACTGCTAGTTGCTGTAGCCTTCCCGATTCCGAGAATAGAGGGAAAAACTAAAGCCCGCATTATATCACCTAAGCGCATCGGTAAAATATTATTAAGAGCGATAGATCCAAGAAATGGCCCGACGCAACCAACAATAGAAACTTCAGGATTAATAGTTTTTAACAAAACTGACCAACGTGCTATCCGTATGGCATAACCGAAGGTTAATGAAGCTAACCCCCAGAACATATAGAGCCATTGAAAATTAGCAAGTGCTATACGTACATCCTCAAACTTAATTTGCCTAGCAATAACTATAAGGCATAATAGTGAAATAATAAATCCAATACCTTGTTGGAACCATCTGTTATCCATTGTGACTTTTGTTATCATTGGCTAGTATATTTAATGCCTGTTGAATTTATATAGATTTTCCTTATTCCTGTATCAATATCTGTTGGATTAAAACCATCGGGTAAAATTTTGTAAGAATAACTATTGTTCGCCGAATTCACATCATTAGCTATATAGCGAATATATAATTTACGCCCTACGATAGTTTCAATCTTGCGAATAATTTCTAGTATTGTGCTAGATCTTCCAGTTGCAAGCACAAATATCTTATGTGATAACGAAGGTGAAGAAATGTTATTGGCAATAAATCTACCAATATCATTCACTAATACGTAATCTCTTAAAGTATGCATTGCTGCATAGATAGTTGAAACCTTGTAGCGAACGGCATGTTGAATGAGTACATTGATAAGCCCAAGCCTAGATGATGCTAAGTCAGAATAACCATATACAGAGCTAGGTCGATATATAAAGACTTTGCTATCCAAATCTTTGCTGATCAGAAAATTTTCTTGTTCCAGTTTAAAAAGGCCATAAGGTCTTAGAGGATTTGGAGTATTATTTTCATTTACATTACACTGTCCCTCAAATAATCCTCCAGCTGAACTTATTAAGTGAAAACTAAAATTAGCTTTATTGAAAATAGTTCGGATTGCTTCAAAAAAATCGATTGTATTCTTAAAAGAAATCAATTCTTTATGTAGTTCTTCACTTTTGGCGCTAAATGCACTAACTCCAGCGCTCCAAATAAAATTAACATTATTTATTTTTGATTGGTCCACGCTTTTTTTAAATTTTAATAGATATTTTATAATAGATTTTTGATGAGTCTTTTGAGCTTGAAAATCTATCCATGAATATGGAAATTCAAGCTTATGCAGAGGCACTGTGGGGTTTATAAGTGAAGAAACAATGCTGCGCCCAATTAAGCCTAACCCAAAAATGAATGTTATTTTGTAAGTATTAAAATCCTTAGAATTAAAAGTCAATAAGATCATTATAAATCATCCTGAAAATACTTTGCTAATATTTTATCATCTTTTCTATCTACAACAAAAAAGGTCGGTTTTCCCTGAGCATGGAGTAAAATCACTGATATATATTCAAGTAGAACGCTGATTAAAGAAACGATAATACCGCCAAAAAAAAGTGTAGTTATTAATGAGGATGCTAAGCCATGTATTAGGCTATCAGGGGTGAGAGTTTTAATAAAAATTACGTACCCCCCATAAAAAATACTAGTTAATACTCCCCCTAATCCAATCAAGGCTCCAATGCGTAAAGCTTTAGTATGGGTTGATATAATCATTCTTCTTGCGTGGGATAAAAGTTTTCGAAATGTATAGCCACTCTTGCCCCCCTCGATAAGGCGCTCGTCTTTAAGTAAAATATGAATAGTACAAACTCTTTCTGTAAACCAAGATAAAACTATATCGAAATACATATCATGGCTACAAACGCTACTGGCTGCTCTCCCAATTGATCCTCTTATGAGACGAAAGCTATTAAATAAAAGAATATTTTTATCGCCCGTCAATTTTGCTATTAGCATTTTATAAAAACGCGAGCTTAAATCGCGGATTAAGCTTTCATGAACATTTTCTTGAGGATGCGCATAGACAACATCACAACTTTGTATACTAACTTTTTTGAGTAAATTTTCGATTTGATTGGGGTGATGTTGAAGATCTTCATCAAGAGTTACAATCCAATCTCCTGAAGAATGAAGGATGCCAGCGACGGTTGCTGAGTGTTGTCCGAAATTACGGGATAAATGAATTACTGTAACCCAAGGGTATTTTAAAGATATTTCATCCAGAATTTGCGGTGAATTGTCAATGGCGGAATCATCAACAAATATTGCTTCTTCAAGAAAAATAGGAGCATTTAAAGTAAGCCATTTTTCTCGCAGATCGCTAAGTTCTTCTATAAGTCTGCTTAAATAAGAAGCACCTGAATAAACTGGAGTAACAGTCGATAAAGATATAGTTTTCATCATATGGTTCCATTGATGACTTTACATTTTTTGTGGTTGTCTTTGAGATTAATGGAAGGTCAAGATGAATGGTTCTTTAGCTGTATTAATTCCAAATTGGGAAAAATACAGCCGTCAAAGTATAGGAAATTTAGTCCAACATAGGGTATGGGCCGCTTTAGAATATTTTGATGTATAGCGTGTAGTGTTACAAAGGTAGCTAGGTGTTAAGTTTGTGATCAATATAAAAACCAATTAATATGACCTACTTAACGACTTCTTTAGGCTAGGAGGCCCTTTGGAAATTTTAATTTTATTTCGAGCGTTACTGTTGCCCACATGAAAAAGAAAAAATATAACATTGATCTAAATCATCAGATAGCAATGGCTGTTCATAGGATTCTAAAGGATTAAAGGATTTAGTGAAATAGGTATTAGGCATCGGTATTAATCCCCGCCGATTGTTAATGCTGAAACCAGCTTCAAGGAGAATGTGTTCCATTTGTTGGGGCGTATATTCAAGTTTA is from Candidatus Competibacteraceae bacterium and encodes:
- a CDS encoding NAD(P)/FAD-dependent oxidoreductase — encoded protein: MKQYDVAIVGAGFTGLAAAYTLAKKGYKVRIIEADSNPGGLAGTFEFSDGVKLEKFYHHWFNNDVYIPELVRELGKEEDIITLPSRTGLYFNGRIWKLSKPLDLIRFKALSLIDRIRLGLLVFQVGRIKNWHNIEHLSIREWLEPLCGKDVYRVVWEPLIVAKFSVYAEMVNAVWMWKKLVLRGGTRNTKGDEVLRYFRGGFGRLAEAMVLEIQALGGEVFFGQKAIGLRAEGNQILAVRTEQCEITARQFLFTPAFPLIADIFKEVADSHWITCLRRVRYLGNMCLVLRLKFSLSTTYWLNVNDSGFPFVGVIEHTNFDAPENYNGNHIVFLSRYLPVEDPVWSYNDTQYFNFALEQLKRMFPELSPSWVIEYKVWRAEYAQPITEKNYSHYIPTSKTPFSNAFISTMAQIYPEDRGTNYAIREGRSIADVISNHL
- a CDS encoding flippase-like domain-containing protein, producing MGEAGFFWALLIGFRFSVGPEAAIFVMAATTLSTLIPSSPGYIGSFHLAAFAAASVLGSSSEQSASFAVLSHLGVWLPTTLAGIVAILLNPKLFASLGVKRKNV
- a CDS encoding flippase-like domain-containing protein; its protein translation is MDNRWFQQGIGFIISLLCLIVIARQIKFEDVRIALANFQWLYMFWGLASLTFGYAIRIARWSVLLKTINPEVSIVGCVGPFLGSIALNNILPMRLGDIMRALVFPSILGIGKATATSSLIIERLIDLVTLLVCLFVGFIFTLKAELSGWITKSAFTVGISSILILGFILFFSAPISSYCESFLSYSWVKKSEIRIKFFIMAMNLLKNINVMSRLPILASLFFIFSTDMVGRSRFFLGIVDRFQIFCWP
- a CDS encoding glycosyltransferase; amino-acid sequence: MKTISLSTVTPVYSGASYLSRLIEELSDLREKWLTLNAPIFLEEAIFVDDSAIDNSPQILDEISLKYPWVTVIHLSRNFGQHSATVAGILHSSGDWIVTLDEDLQHHPNQIENLLKKVSIQSCDVVYAHPQENVHESLIRDLSSRFYKMLIAKLTGDKNILLFNSFRLIRGSIGRAASSVCSHDMYFDIVLSWFTERVCTIHILLKDERLIEGGKSGYTFRKLLSHARRMIISTHTKALRIGALIGLGGVLTSIFYGGYVIFIKTLTPDSLIHGLASSLITTLFFGGIIVSLISVLLEYISVILLHAQGKPTFFVVDRKDDKILAKYFQDDL